The DNA region GCCGGATGGGCAGCTCGCGTCCGGGTGGCCAAGAGCCGTCACTCCGACAATCGATAGGTCGCTCAGTTGATTGCGTCCCAGCTTGAGATACATCCCCGCACATCCCTTTGGCGGGAGGGGAAAGTGGATTGCCGTCACGACATCACCCGGTTCGAGCCTGGTCTTGCCAGGGCCGAGGAAGAATGATTCTAGCCGTTCCTGGCGCGGGCCATTTACCCCATAGACGTGCAGCACTCCATCGAGTGCCAGGCATGCCCCAATCGTATCCCCAGCGGGGGAGGCGTTGCAGAGGTTGCCAACAACGGTCGCCCGGGTGCGCAGCGGGTAGCTGGCGACGGAGCGGCATGCCTCGGCCAGCAGGGGGTAGTGGGTCCGCACCTCGGCGGATGCGATCACCCGATTCATACTGACGGCGGCACCGAGTGTGAGGCCGGCCTTCGGGTCAAAATGCAGATCATTCGTCCCTTCCAGCCCCTTGACATCCACCAGGAAGCGGGGGGTCAGGAATCCGTCCCGCATGCGAACCAGGACATCCGTTCCTCCCAGGAACGGACGGGCTTCCCCGGGATGGCGGGCAAGGAACTCGCTGGCTTCGGCCGGCGTACGGGGCCGGAGGTAGTCAAACTCAGGAAGCGTCGGATGGGTGTTCATGGTTCTGACATCTTCCTTCTCACAGAGAGATCGAATTCGCAAAGGGTTCGCCGAAGGGGTCTCACCCTCCGCTCGAAATGGCATGCTGAGAATAGCATGGACGCATGGTCTGAACCATAAGCAGAATACCAGAACTCCGCCATCACTCTTTCTTGTAGGGAAGCCCCAGAGCTTCGGGCTTGGCGGCACCCCATCGGGAACTGAACCACTTCGTGGACATCAGCACCAGGACTGCAATGGTGATG from Anaerolineales bacterium includes:
- a CDS encoding xanthine dehydrogenase family protein subunit M, translating into MNTHPTLPEFDYLRPRTPAEASEFLARHPGEARPFLGGTDVLVRMRDGFLTPRFLVDVKGLEGTNDLHFDPKAGLTLGAAVSMNRVIASAEVRTHYPLLAEACRSVASYPLRTRATVVGNLCNASPAGDTIGACLALDGVLHVYGVNGPRQERLESFFLGPGKTRLEPGDVVTAIHFPLPPKGCAGMYLKLGRNQLSDLSIVGVTALGHPDASCPSGHRFRLALASVAPVPLVPVEAEAYLASHPITPESLHEAARLAADACSPIDDVRGSARYRKLMVRNLSATALAQVWTQLTG